Genomic DNA from Thermus hydrothermalis:
CAAGTTGGGGGTGCAGACGCCTTTAGGCCTTGACCACCTGGGAGAAATCCAATTCCACAGGGGTCTCGCGCCCGAAGATGGTGACCATGACCTTGACCTTGCCCTTTTCCGGGTTGATCTCGGTCACGGTGCCGGTAAAGTCCGCAAAGGGGCCGGAGACGACACGGACCTGGTCTCCTTCCCGGAAGGCCACCTGGGCCTTGGGGGCCTCCCGCTTGCCCAGGAGGCCGGAGACCTCGAGGATGTGCCGCACCTCGTCCGGGGAGAGGGGTACCGGGCGGCTACCCGCCCCCACGAAGCCGGTGATGCCCGGGGTGCTCCGCACCACCTCCCAGGCCTCGTTCGGCTCCTCCTCATCCCCCAGGTCCATCTGCACGAAGAGGTAACCGGGGAAGAGCTTCTTCCTGACGACCTCCTTCTTCCCCCCCTCGCGGAGCTCCACCACCTCCTCCGTGGGAATGAGGACCTGGAAAATCTTATCCTGAAGGCCAAAGGCCTGGATGCGCTTTTCCAGGTTGGCCTTGGCCTTCTCCTCCTGCCCCACGTAGGTGTGGACCGCGTACCATTCAATGCTCATCGCAAAAGCCCTATGAGAAAGCGGAAAACCAGATCGTAGAAACCCAGGATCACCATGGCCACCACGGTGAAAAGGAGGACCGCCTGGGTGCCCTCCACGATCTGTTCCCGCGTGGGCCAGGTAACCCGGGCCAGTTCCGCCCGGGCTTC
This window encodes:
- the secE gene encoding preprotein translocase subunit SecE, which gives rise to MFARIVRYFQEARAELARVTWPTREQIVEGTQAVLLFTVVAMVILGFYDLVFRFLIGLLR
- the nusG gene encoding transcription termination/antitermination protein NusG, with translation MSIEWYAVHTYVGQEEKAKANLEKRIQAFGLQDKIFQVLIPTEEVVELREGGKKEVVRKKLFPGYLFVQMDLGDEEEPNEAWEVVRSTPGITGFVGAGSRPVPLSPDEVRHILEVSGLLGKREAPKAQVAFREGDQVRVVSGPFADFTGTVTEINPEKGKVKVMVTIFGRETPVELDFSQVVKA